DNA from Nitrospira sp.:
CAAGTTCTCAAACTCTCGAGCCACCGCCAAGGATCGAATGATCCAGGTACGTGTCGAAGCAGACACGGCGAACAAGAAATTGTAAATGATGGGTGCTCGAATTGCTGAGGCATCACGCCTGAGGGTTCTTGGAAACGATCGGTTGCCTCAGCATGATAATGCAAAGGTGTCCTCGAAAGGGAGGCTTCAGCAGTAAATCCTGGCATACTCATGTGATATATCTCCTTTAACGTTCATTCAGCGCTCAATCGTTAGCACTCCGTCAGCATTTCTTCGTGCGAGCACAAACTCGCAAGGTTTATGCATAACAGCCAATTAGACGGCAGCGGCGAAAACAGTCGCATTCGTACAAACATCCACCGGATTCTGATGGACACACTCTTCATTGACACAGCGGAACTTGCGCTTTCACGGCTCCTCTGTCCCTGAGGGCCGTGGTCTACGGACACACTTTCCATCTTTACAGATAAGCCCCGCACAACACTGCAACGTTCCAACTGGTGGACATGAGTCCCCCTCCCCAGCGCAACGTCGAGGAGGCCCGGATGGGGGGCGTGAAGGGGGAGACGGGCGCTGCTCGCAAGCGAATGCGCAGCCGGCGAACACACCAATAAGAGGTATGGCACAAAGCGCGAGACAAGTGTCTTGCTTAGGGTCATCCACTCCGAATCTACCGAAGCAGAATGGTGCGCATCCGAGACCACTGCACGTGCCTATACAATCAAAACCACCTTGCTGCGGCCGAACCGTAGCCCATGGGATGTCCCCCGTAGCGCCGGAAGCACCACAATAGGTGTTGCTCGCTCGGTACGCTGAAACCTCTGCGCTAAATCCTGGCATGTTCATGGTACACCCCCAAAAGTCGGATCAACGGTCGTAGTGCGGCGACAGCTTGATCACGCTCACATCGACGTGCACAAAGGGCAAATACGTGCCGGTCCCTACTCAACCGCACGCTTCCAGACATGCCCTATGTTTCTCATCGCAAATCACACAGTTCAAGGATGGTTTTGGATTGTCCCACGTACCTTCGCAACCGTCCAGACACACTGAGTAAGCACTGTTGCACCAAAATCTACAAAGCCATCCGCCGATATCACCAAGAACCCCGGCACTACTCGTTCCATCAAACCGATTAATGGAAAGCTGAGAAACAACTCTTTGCTCCCCGCCGTTGTACCCCCCTGTAGCTATAGCCCGATAGTGCCTGCCCGTTTGATAGAGTGAAACGCTGGCGGTAAATCCCGGCATGTTCATAATGCGTATCTCCCATCCTTTGTAGGATTAGCGGTCTTATCAAGTAGCCCGCATGGAGCTTGGAGATTTGCGGAATCTGGGAGAGCCGAATTCCCGTATTTCGCTGGCGCTTCATCCAGGCTACACGTATCCGAGCTACGCTCGCTCATTAAGAATTCGTAATCATTCTGGAACACATTGCAAGCACCACCTTTTGCAGCACGACTGATCTCCGAATTCAGTGCAACAAAAGAATAGCCACGAACAGGGAGTCCAGGGCGCCAAAACCAGTTGTGGATGTACTACTTCGCCCTCCGCTATTCTCACAGTGGGGCTTATGTAATGATCGGCCACCGAATAGACTGATTCGTCAGCTGTAAATCCTGGCATGCTCATGACCCACCTCCTATTTCAGCCTACCGGTCATAGTACGGTCCCACCTTGGTGACCAGAAACGGAAACTCTTCCGTCACATCGACGCGGACGAAGACCTTTTCGGTGAAATCGGTATTGCGGTCGGTATGATCAGAGTGACATCGCGTCTTGTCTCCTCCTGGCTGGCTGATGGTTCTCTCGTTATCATGCGTAGTTAGAGCTCGGAGGCGTAGACCTTGGCAACGGCCTCGGCGATGGCCAGTCCTTTTTCTCCTCTCCGCGGAGCCTCCTTCTGCTCGATCTGTATGCCATTCGCGCCGCCGGCCGTGAGCCTGTTCACGATGTTCCGCTTGTCGTCGCCGCCGACCTGATCACTCGGCTGCGTGATCCTCACTGTGAAATCCGGACGGACGACGTCTTCGATGGCTGCCTTGATCTTCTCCTTCAGGGCATCGGGTGCGAGGCCGCCGACGAGGATATCGTCTTGATCTCTGTCCTCGAACCCATGAAAGGCGACGGCATATCTGAAGCCGCGAGAGATGACTGAGTTGAGAAGCGGAAAGCACGCCTCGTGGATATCGGTCGAGGTGATGTGCCAGTGTTCAAAAGCGCCGTTGGGATGCCAGCCCTTGCACCGCCACGAGCTGACACCCTTGGCCGCCAGCTGCGATGCGACATGCTCGGCCTGCAGGTCGGTGTTCGGCTCGATATCCCCGCCGTGGGGTGCGATGGCAATGAGCCCGTTGTGCCAGCCATTGTCGTCGAGCCGCTCGACAAATTCACCCTGGGCTTCGGCTTCGGAGTCGTCCAGGGTCGGACGTGGCACTTGCGGGTCGAGTGTCGCGCTAAACTCGGCAATAATACCAAGCCGCTCCCGGCCGCCTTCGCCCATGCGAACGATCCTATCCTGGTTCTCCTGGCGGACCTGGGAAACCGTGTACAGCCCGTACTCCTGGTTGTTGCGTTTGATCCGAACCTGATGCCCGAGCAGCCGCCCAACGGTCTCGAGTTTTTCGCGATCGGCCGAGCAATGTTCCTTGCGTTTGATGAGATCATCCTGCTCGGGATCTAGAGCTTTTTTGATCGATGCGTCATAGGTAGCCATGAGACAACCTCGTCATGCTAGACGTGCTCGTTAAGTCGCCGCCAACGAAGCTCAACCCTGAGTACGGTAAGCACCATTATCCGTACCCCTATTGCCCGTGTGACTAGACATGCTCGACTACGGCATAACTCAACTACAAAAACGTACAGGGCTGTGGGAGTCAGTTCACTGAAGCACGCCATCACCGCCACTGCATCTGCCCAGGTGATCGATGGAAACACCGGCCGCCGCCGCCGCACATGCATTCCCATAAGTTTTGCCGTCGCAACCGCAAACTGGGTTGAATATTAATGGGCAAATCTCCGGCCTGGTCTTGCAGGTGCCTTGCGCATCCGCGACCCTGCAGTTCCCGATTCCGAAATCGCAATATTGGCTGGCATCAGGACAAGGTATTCCCGCGATGCCTCCGCAGACTTGTGCCTCGCACCCCACACAGTTACGCAAAAATATCCGGAAAGGGAAACGGCTCATACACAACTGGGAGCACCCGGTCACAGAGCTTGGATTGGGGAAGCAGTCAAAGCACCTGGGCGGAAACGCTCCACCGGGGCTGGGCGTCTGTAGCTGCATGGGCTGTACAAAACCCGGTGGCGAAACGATACCGTCAGCGTTTCCGGCTGAAAGCCGATAAGATCCATTCGTCTTATAAACTGATTGATCCGCAGTAAACCCCGGCATATTCATGGCGCTCATCTGACATCTCCTTTCCGTCAGTCAGGTTCATCGGTCATAGTACGGTCCCATTTTCGTCACCAGGAACGGAAATTCCTCCGTCACGTCGCAGCGGACACAACACTTCTCCGTGTAATCGGTATTGCGGTTGGTATAGGCAAAGATCACATCGACGATGTTGCGCGTGCCGCTCAGGGGCGAGGGACGGACTTCCACTCCGCTGAGTGAACAGTCCTTCGCAAACTGTTCTGCGGCTTTGGCATAGATGGCGTGATACCGCATGGCCAAATAGTTCAAGGCTCGGTGCTCGTCGGTCGCGCCGGCGTTGTCGGTCAGTTGGATCACGCGGTTGAACAGTTCCTCAGCGGCCGGGGCGAACTCTTCGGCCTTTGTCTTTTCCGGCTTGGGAATGGCCTTGATGAGTGCGTCACGATTGAAGGAATAGATCTGGTCGAAGGCGACGATCGGCACCATCAGTCCGTTACACATTTCCGGCGGCGCGATGGGACCACGCATGCCGATGACGACATCGATGTCGTGGGGACTCGGAGCCGGCCGGATGGCTTCCACCAGCAAATCAATATCCGCCGGATCGCGAGGCACCAACAGATAGGTCTCCAACCCTTGAACAGTCAGAACCCAGCAGAGTTGACGCACCAGATACCGGTGTTCGCGCTTGGACAGGACGGCATGGAAGGTCTGTTGATCGGTCTTCCCAGCCGTGTCTGTACGTCCCGTCGCCTGAGCAAATTCCTTCTCTGCCGCGAGGTTCGGGAAGCGGGCTTCGACCCGGCCGATCGCGTAGACATACGAGGGCTTCCCGGGCATACCCGCTGCTCCGCCACAGGTGGCGCAGCCCGCTTGCGGTGCGATCGCGCTGTTGCTATTACGGACTTCAGGGGCTGGTGCAGCCGGCCGCACGTCATGAGCTTTGATCGGTGGGTCCGGTTGTTCGATCGCCTGAGCCGTCGTGTGAGTTGATTCGTTCATCGGCTGTCTCCTTCCTCATAGGTGTGAACGTGATTGACCTGAGATTTCGAATATCTGCAATCTCCTATCGTGACCGTCCTTTCGTAAAGACCATCCAGCGGTTGAGCGCGGCGGCCCGTTGCTGGCAACCGCCACAGGGCTTGATCCCGATGTACGACGTGGCCCGCTTGACCACATCGCCCAAGCCGATCTCCTCGTCGGAGATAAACCCGGGGAGGCGCACTCGGTGCGGAGTCTCTTCACGTTGGTTTGGAGAATCATGGCGTTCGTGTGTCGTTGTCATGAGATTCACCTCCGTGCATTCGTGATAGATAGAGCGTGGTAGGTCGAAGCGGCGTCGAGCAGCGGCGGGACCACTGATGTTCGGCGCGGTTGATGGGCTTGCGTGACGGCCACCTTGATCTGCGCCGCGTTCGCAGCAGGAAATTCCGACCACAAGAGTGCGATGGCTCCGGTGACAAAGGGCACCGCCACACTTGTGCCTCCAAGTGTGAGGGGTTGGCCCTCACTTCCGAGGCTAGTCACGGCATCGCCAGGAGCAGAGAGCCCATGCTTGCCGATGGAGCTACCAAGATTCGACTCGCTTATGGGTCTACCGATTTGGTCACATGCAACCACTGGGATGACCCAGGGATGGCGGGTGATCGCAGAGCTGCCGAGCGTGCTTTGATTGCCTGCAGCGGCAACGACGAGGACCCCACGTCTAGCAGCGTGGTTAAGCGTCTCTTCCAACGCCTGTTCCCCTTTGGTGGAAGGTTGCGCAAGGGCCAGGCTCAAGTTGATGACTTGCGCGCCGGCGTCGATGCACTCCATCACCGCCGCCGCAAGTTCCCCGGGCGTTGCGGTGGGCATGTGCTCACGCCCGGAGGTCATCTCGGTGAAAATGGGACGGACCAGGATGGTGCAGCCGGGGCAAATGGCGGGGGCTGAGGAACTCCGCTTGGCAGAGAGAATGCCGGCGATGAAGGTGCCATGTAGACAGGCGGTGCTCTTGGCCTGAATGCAAGTCCCTCCGTTATGTCCAGCAACTTCACGGAGATGGTCACTGGCGAGATCGGGGTGGTGAGTCAGAACCGGGCCATCGATGAGCCCGATCTGTACATTCGGACTCCCACTCGTGCGCTCCATCAACGCAGTGAGCTGGACTAAGTTCAAAGGGTCCATCAGGAACTGTCCTCGTTGTACAGCCGACCTTGTATCGTTCCCGTTGCTTGTATGAAAGCATTCCTACTGTGAAGTTGATCATAATTGCGGGCTGTTGGTCTTCTCGGCTCCTGCAGGTAACCATTTCAGCTACACATCCTGTGCAGGCATTTGTTATGCCTCTGTCCCAACAAACTGGCCTTCTTGGTTTTTCATATGGTTTCGCGAAGCAGTATGCGGCCTGTGTGGATTCAGGCGAATCTTATCAGATACAGTACGTATCTCATCAGATACATGTTCTTCTTTATATCGTTTCGGGAGCAGCGGGCGGTCTGTGCGGAGTCGCGCGAATCTGATTGGGCATAATTACGTATCCATCCGGATTACCAGCAACAGTGCGGATTGTTTTGGCCGACACCAGGCTCATGAGGGGTTTCTTGAGCCCGATGTCGTCAGTGGATTTCACTCGCTCTCAATCTGTTTCACTATCTCATTCTTTTTTCCGAGCCCTCCGATAAATTTTACAAATTCACCGTTGCGATATAACGCTAGTGCGGGAAGCGACGAGACTTCCAGTTCAGAAGGAATCTGAAAATTTTCGTCCACGTTCATCGTGAGAATAAGGAGGTTCGATCCCAGGTCGGCTTGCAAGCGTTCGAGCTCCGCCATCAAGGTCCGGCAATGACTGCAGCTTGGTTTCCAAAATTCCACCAACACAGGGACGGTGCTTACCGAAACCACCTCATCAAACTCCCGGTCAGTGACGGGTTGGAGCCTGCAACTCATGGTTGCCTGCCTTGCCCCAGCAGCGGCTTCAGGATGTGCGCCACACGCTCGGCCAATAGCCGATACCCAGCGGTGGTCAGGTGAATCCCGTCGTTCGAGTACGTCTCCGCCAACTGGCCGCTCTCAGGATCCACGGTGGCTGCGAAAAGATCGACGCAGGCAAAGCCATTGGAGTAGGCGTACTCTTGGATAAGCCTGTTCAATCGGATTCGGCGGTCGAGATGCTCGGAGATCCACTCTTGGCTTACCGTGCCGCCTGAACCATTCTCTACCCTGATCGAAGGAACCGTCACCGGAATGGGCATAGCTCCTATCGCGAGCGTTTGCTCGTACATCGTGGCCAGATTGCGCATGATTTCCGACGGAGGCGCATTCCATCCCAGATCGTTGGTCCCCCCGAGAATCGGCACATAGCTCGGCCGATGATCGAGCACATCGCGCCGGTATCGCATGACCATTTCGCCAGTCAACTCACCGCAGACCCCAGAGATGCGAACTTGCCCCGAAGGGCCTAAAAAAGATTGCAGAAATTGCCCGTATGGAGTCTCTCGTCCGGTCGGATAGTCTCTGGTCGGCGACTGGAATCCCGCCGTCAGGCTATCGCCGAAACAGATGACGAGTGGAGTTCTACTCATATTGTTGCGGCATCGATTCTACCGATGCCTCCCGTGACAAACAAGCCGCGAATCACGCATATCCAGGGTAGAACGATTGCAAAGAACCTCGATATTCTTGACGAAGTGGTGATCTGCCGGTAGGTCTTACGTATGACGACGGACCTCAAAACGGCTCAAGAAATGATGGCCGCCGCAGTCGCCGCTCGCGCCGCTGAAGACCCGGAGATTGTCTCCGTCAAACGTGTCCTCAAACTGCTGGATAAGACGGCCAAATCGAACCGAACGTACGGCTCAACGAATCCCGTTGCCCAGAAATTTACGCAGCAGCTGTTCGAAGAATTGACCCACCACCTCGAGGCTCATTCAAAATTGGCTTTCCTCGTTCAACGGTCCGAATTGATGTGCAAGGACTATGTCGTGTACCAAGCGGAAAAGGATGGAGGAAGCGAGAGCATCGCCTTCAAACTCTACGCCGACGGCATCCGAGAACTTGTCCTACACCAAGGTCTCACACAGGAGGATCTGTCGCTTTTCCTCACCTCCTTATGGAGCGACGTCGACTCGAATGAAGACGACGATGATATCGTCACCCGCCTTTGGTCTCGGAGTCTGTCGACGATCACTCTCGTGACGGCGGAGGAACTCTCAAACTTTTCAACAGGTAACGACGCCTTTATCCGCCTCGACGGAACCATGAGTTCGTCGGATTCGACGCTCAGAGAATTGCTGGATCGAGAACGGGAACGCAAAAAGCGCAGCGGAGCGGGAACCGATTCCGAGGGTGGAGGTTCCGGGAACGCCAAGAACCGTTTCCAGTCCGGACTTGCGGGCTATGAGGTCACGGAAGAAGAGCTTGCCGCCCTGGCGCAAGAAATCGAGGCAGAGCGAAAACAGGATAGTCTCATGTACATCCTGGACATGCTGACCGCGATCCTCGCATCAGAACAGTCTCCGGCGTTGCTGACGAAACTCTTCAATCTGTGGGGCCACGTCGTGGACTCCCTTCTTCGCGAAGGCAAATGGACGGTGCTGGAGAACGTCTTAAGCCTCCTCCACGAAACGGATGCCGTGCGGCCTGATCTGGACGAG
Protein-coding regions in this window:
- a CDS encoding poly-gamma-glutamate hydrolase family protein; protein product: MATYDASIKKALDPEQDDLIKRKEHCSADREKLETVGRLLGHQVRIKRNNQEYGLYTVSQVRQENQDRIVRMGEGGRERLGIIAEFSATLDPQVPRPTLDDSEAEAQGEFVERLDDNGWHNGLIAIAPHGGDIEPNTDLQAEHVASQLAAKGVSSWRCKGWHPNGAFEHWHITSTDIHEACFPLLNSVISRGFRYAVAFHGFEDRDQDDILVGGLAPDALKEKIKAAIEDVVRPDFTVRITQPSDQVGGDDKRNIVNRLTAGGANGIQIEQKEAPRRGEKGLAIAEAVAKVYASEL
- a CDS encoding S8 family serine peptidase, which encodes MDPLNLVQLTALMERTSGSPNVQIGLIDGPVLTHHPDLASDHLREVAGHNGGTCIQAKSTACLHGTFIAGILSAKRSSSAPAICPGCTILVRPIFTEMTSGREHMPTATPGELAAAVMECIDAGAQVINLSLALAQPSTKGEQALEETLNHAARRGVLVVAAAGNQSTLGSSAITRHPWVIPVVACDQIGRPISESNLGSSIGKHGLSAPGDAVTSLGSEGQPLTLGGTSVAVPFVTGAIALLWSEFPAANAAQIKVAVTQAHQPRRTSVVPPLLDAASTYHALSITNARR
- a CDS encoding thioredoxin domain-containing protein; this translates as MSCRLQPVTDREFDEVVSVSTVPVLVEFWKPSCSHCRTLMAELERLQADLGSNLLILTMNVDENFQIPSELEVSSLPALALYRNGEFVKFIGGLGKKNEIVKQIESE
- a CDS encoding GDSL-type esterase/lipase family protein, yielding MSRTPLVICFGDSLTAGFQSPTRDYPTGRETPYGQFLQSFLGPSGQVRISGVCGELTGEMVMRYRRDVLDHRPSYVPILGGTNDLGWNAPPSEIMRNLATMYEQTLAIGAMPIPVTVPSIRVENGSGGTVSQEWISEHLDRRIRLNRLIQEYAYSNGFACVDLFAATVDPESGQLAETYSNDGIHLTTAGYRLLAERVAHILKPLLGQGRQP
- a CDS encoding HEAT repeat domain-containing protein, translating into MTTDLKTAQEMMAAAVAARAAEDPEIVSVKRVLKLLDKTAKSNRTYGSTNPVAQKFTQQLFEELTHHLEAHSKLAFLVQRSELMCKDYVVYQAEKDGGSESIAFKLYADGIRELVLHQGLTQEDLSLFLTSLWSDVDSNEDDDDIVTRLWSRSLSTITLVTAEELSNFSTGNDAFIRLDGTMSSSDSTLRELLDRERERKKRSGAGTDSEGGGSGNAKNRFQSGLAGYEVTEEELAALAQEIEAERKQDSLMYILDMLTAILASEQSPALLTKLFNLWGHVVDSLLREGKWTVLENVLSLLHETDAVRPDLDEEHKQQLASLLNGLGRSERVKMIETYLNRSPNADVKGLSTILLLMKTDAVPSLCSLLANVTSPVHQAIVSEALAVLATDHPDPLLRGLSDRRPGYVRSLLSILIKWNNPKFADPVEKLIRYPDAQVRREVVRALGLFRPNGNGTKLVSLSTDEDEGVRFASLKLLMSGQYTVPFSLWSPLLSEEGFMDRPISERRAIFQAVRATCGDEAVPYWQDLMTEWAWMNRRKKEELAVLGAETLGKLATPAAIEALSLGVKKGSAAVRQACAAALSQAQRLQRGIPSTGAPH